A section of the Helicobacter pylori genome encodes:
- the ruvC gene encoding crossover junction endodeoxyribonuclease RuvC encodes MRILGIDPGSRKCGYAIISHTSNKLSLITAGFINITTTRLQEQILDLIEALDCLLDRYEVHEVAIEDIFFGYNPKSVIKLAQFRGALSLKILERVGNFSEYTPLQVKKALTGNGKAAKEQVAFMVKRLLNITSEIKPLDISDAIAVAITHAQRLKLH; translated from the coding sequence ATGCGTATTTTAGGAATAGATCCGGGCAGTAGGAAATGCGGGTATGCTATCATTTCTCACACTTCTAACAAGCTTTCTTTAATCACGGCCGGGTTCATTAACATCACCACGACACGCTTGCAAGAACAGATTTTAGACTTGATAGAAGCCTTAGATTGCTTATTGGATCGTTACGAAGTCCATGAAGTAGCGATTGAGGATATTTTCTTTGGGTATAACCCTAAAAGCGTGATCAAGCTCGCGCAATTCAGGGGGGCGTTGTCCTTAAAGATTTTAGAAAGGGTTGGTAATTTTAGCGAATACACACCCCTACAAGTCAAAAAAGCCCTAACCGGTAACGGGAAAGCCGCTAAAGAGCAAGTAGCCTTTATGGTCAAACGCTTGCTTAACATCACAAGCGAAATCAAGCCTTTGGATATTAGCGATGCGATAGCCGTCGCTATCACGCATGCACAACGCTTAAAGCTCCACTAA